A segment of the Meriones unguiculatus strain TT.TT164.6M chromosome 10, Bangor_MerUng_6.1, whole genome shotgun sequence genome:
GTCCGGAAGAAGACAGTCTGAGCTCCCGATCCCTTCATTCCCAAACTAAGGGCGCATGAGCCTCCCAGACTCTTCCCAGCCCCGGGGATCCACCACCCACCTCCAGGAAGACACCAACCACAGCCAGGCCATCAGGGGCTGCAGCCGCCTCCCCAAAAGTGCTGTACTTCTTGGCATTCCAGTGAACCAGGTGTAGCTGGAGAGGCAAGAACAAGCCAGGCTAGGCCGGGGCTGAGTGcctccaggagcagcaggggcaTGGAATCAGTCTCTCCCTGCTCCCCATGTAAGGGGTGAGGCTGCAAGCCCCCTAATGCCAGGATCCTAGGGAGTCCCCGGAGAACCACAGATAACACCTATTCCTCTCTGGTTCCTTCCAGGATGCACAGTGTGGACAGCAGGCAGACGGGGAGGGAGGCCTATCCCAAAGGCCCTGGGTGCTCCCCAACATGTTCTCCAGAGCCCCTGCTCCAAGCACCCTTGAGCCCCCAGCCCCACTGTCCCATACACCCTCCTTCCCCAGGCAGCAGAAGGATGCAGCGAAAAAGACCTCACCTCGCTGGGGAAAGACTTGCCATCCACCGTGTGCTCCGAGCCTACATCACGCTTCTTGCCCCAATGGAAGTGGAGCTGCTTGAGACGATAGGGCCCTTCCAGGGGACCCCCAGTCACCACTGTGGGTAGAAGTGGGGTGTAGCCATCCATATGGGAGAGCATTCAGCTTGGTGAGTGGCAGTGCCAGGACTCAGGCAGTCCAGGTACAGactgtatgtgtgagcatgtgtgtgtgtgtgtgtgtgtgatgttgggGATCAAAACCAGGGCTTTATGCATGTTAGACAAACACTTTGTTAGTGAGTTACATATTTATTGATGGGCTCCATGATTTATCTATTTGACCACCTCAGGGATTGACCTTAGGGCCTCAAatattctaggcaagcactctagcacTGAGCTTTATCTCTGACCCTTTTGGACtcttttgttttgaggtagggtcttgaTAAGTTGCTAGGCTCACTTGAAACTTATCCTCTTGCATCAGCCTCCAGAGTAGCTAAGGTTACAGGCCTATACTGCAAAGCCTGGCTAGGGACTGTATTTTTCATGTGGAAATTTTGCTGTATAGGACATGGGCTGGTCCTAACAGCCCCTACGATCTGACCCCCAGTCTGAGTCAAGGCAGAAAGTGTGACAGCCTTCTGCATATCTAAGGAGCCTTTTCTGATAGAGCAGGGCTCTGCACTGGACCCTCCTCCCAACTCCAGCCAGATTTCCTACAGAAGCTGGGCTCCCGCCTCTCAGACTCTTTGTTCCCACTAACAATAGGCATCCCATTTCTGGAGCCATGACCCAAGGCTGAGTTAGAACAATTATTTTTCTAGTTATCTTAGTAGCTCAGGAGGGACAGAATTTATTTTTAGACcaattttatcttgtttttattacattttattttattttagtttattttttgagatagggtctctccaggtagctcaggctggcctgtaatgcattatgtagacaaggctggccttgaactcacagagatctgcctgcctctgcctgattAAAAGagtatgtcaccatgcctggctggaccTATTTCATAAAGGAGGAAACTAGAGCAAGATCACGTAACAAGGTGCCTGCCGAGCTACAGTACAAACCCATAGCTTCGCTTCTGTGACCCAACCACCTAACTACCAACCCAGGCTGCATTGCTTTCCTACAGCCTGGAGCCTCACCAGAACATGGCACTGCCTTAAAACAGGAGGCCAATTCCTGAGAGTACCTACCGGCACAAACAGTCTCAGGGCCTCCTAGGGCATTGCCCTGTACAAACAGCCTCTTTGGAGAGCCCCAGCCAGGCTGATTTTGTAACTTTCTCACCTTGATAGCTGGTGATCTAGGGCTACACATAAGGCCTCTTGGGACTGATAGAATTTCCAGTTGAAAGCGATCTGTTGGTGGAGAGGCCCTAGCTAGGCCTGAATGTAAGCTCCTGGATCAGGTGACAGCTCATAGCTTAGCATTCCACCAGGCCCCTTCATGATGGGTGACCAGGACAAAATCCAGAGGCCCATCTCCGCCTTATGTCAGAAGCAGGCTATCCTGGGCCATAGTACAGGTAGACGAAGCTAATTGGGGTCTGGATTTGGTGGCTCTGCACAGAACGCTAGCCTTTTCTGTAGTCAGGAGACGTCCGGATCCATCTGCAGGGTTCCTCCTGTCTGAGCTCACCTCTCCTAGAACCCTACAGCATGCTGCCAGAGGGGCGTCCCCCTTCTCACTttatatcagtggttctcagctttccttGTGCTGCAATCCTTTAATATAATTCCTCATATCATGatggcccccaaccataaaatgattttcgTTGGCACTTCATACCTGTAATGTTGCTGTTTTGagatataatgtaaatatctgtgttttctgactgTCTTAGGCAACCCTGTTGTTCAATCCACAATAAAGGGGCCGatgcccacaggttgagaacagctgctTTATATGATTACAGATGCCCTGCTGTTCACTGTGAACCCTCTAAGTATTTGATGCTCTGTGGCTATCAGCCCACGTGACCTGCAGAATAACCTACAAGAGGTGGTAGCAGAGCCCCATCTGTCTTCCTGTTTCCACTGGTGCCCTAGCTCAGGCCTGACAAGATAGTGGAGCCCCAGCATGGCCTCTAGTGGGAATCCTCAGAGCAGTTATCCAAATCACTAAAGACTATTCCCTAAAACCTCTGCCTAGGAATTCACCTTGGAAACCTGGACTCTCGTCCTAAGACAAAAAGGCATATCTGAGTTGAACCTTTGAAGGGACAGCATAAAAACTGCTCCTCCATAAACTGTCATCCAGGGTCATCTAGAGTTGCCTTCCCAAGGCTCTAGACAAAAGACTTTTTTTAGAATTCAAAACTAGGTACTATGTAGTCTCTTTTTTCTAAGGCTCTGCTAAGCTTACTTCTGCGAAAACTATGGCTGagccttttttcctttttttattgtcCTGCCAGGGAACTCTGAGCTAAGCAACTAGCGTCACTCTCCTTATGaaagcctttcttttctcttgattTTCTGTTTGACAGCTAAGTTCTCTTGAGTGCTTTCACTGAGTAGGGGGTGgggaagagtaaaaaaaaaaatcatacttccTTAAACCCTAACAGGCTATCTTCTCACTCCACTCTCTCACAGACCCTGTGATAAGAACGTGCCTTCACTAAAGAATTTGCCTGGGAAATTTATCTTGGAAACCTGGACTCTGATCCTAAGGCAAAGAGGCCTTGGAAAGCACTCAGTTTCCTGCAGGCCTTTCTCTGGTCCATGATCGTGAGGACCTTCAAGGCCATGAAGGAGTTGGAGAGATCTATAAAGTTGGAGCAGGCATGTTCCAGTCCGCAAACTGCTTCTTCATAAACTGTTATCTAGACACCTTGTCCGTGTCTGGGGCTCTGTATGAAGACTTTTTTTAGAGTCAGTATGAAGCGGTGCtttgtcttttgctcctggaGATCTGCTAGGCTTTCTCCCCTCTGCAGCAAGAATAGAGGTTTACTGAGCCCACGTGTTCATAACCCATCTGATCGGGGGAGGGTTCTTCTTTCAGACAGGGTCACTAacacaggctgccctcaaactcactatgtagccaaggctgaccttggacttctatgcctcctgcctccacttccagagttctgggattacaggtgtgtaccaccaaaccTAGGTTTTATGAGATACTGGACTTCAAAACCAAGGCCATGTGCATTTTTAGCAACTACCAtacactgagctgtatccccagcctCAGCCCCAGGGCTATGTGCATGCTGGataagggctctaccactgagcctcaGCCACAGTAGGTAATAAGTTCTTGGGAAGACTAAATGAGAGACTGACAGAAttccttttgtttatttgcttgttttgtttgagaaagggtttctggCTGAAACTCACTCTGTTTCTGGCTGAAACAAACCTGGCTAACTTccaacttagagatctgcctgcctctgcctcctgagggctgggcttaaaggcaagcaccaccaccaccactacccagctgaggCTGCATGAATTCTAGCATGTACTTGGGCACACAGAACACTTcattcccctcctcttcccttgggGGCCTGGCCTGATCAGAGAGAAGAGGGCTTGGCCCTAGGCCACAGGCAGGTCAGTGAGAGGGGAGGAGTGAAAACAAGCCTGATGTGAGGCTctcagggaaagggaagggagttGGCATTTCTTGAGTTTTATCTGTTTTATGTAGGACTACAAACATCATTTAAATACTTCTTCACTGCCCACTCTAAGACTCTAGAGACTAGATCTTAGCTCCATTTTATGCATTGAGAGACTGAGGCCGCGCTCCAGGCTTTACTGCAGCTGGTGAGAGTTCGTAGAACTTCACTTCCCTACCACAGCAAGCTGTCCCTCCTAAGACTGCCCTACCCAGGGTGAGGGCCCGGAGGGACTGGTGCCAGAGGTCACTTACCAGTTCTGTCATCACTGTCATTGAAGTCCACCTGGACAGAGTGGCCGTTGTTGCTGATGCTCAGGGATGTGCAGGCCTCGTAGAAAAGCTCTAATGGCTGCAGGCTGGGTGAGTATACAGCCTGACTAGATATGATATTGATGGGTGACTGGCGATCTCCCTGGGCAATGGGATACAGCTTGTGCCAATTTGAAGGGCCTAGAGGTAGAGAAGGGTCAAGGACTCAGGCCAGCCAAGCTTTGGGGGACACACCCCTGAATCCTAATCCTAGCTCTGTCCTGTCACTTCTTGATTCACACTCCCTTACCTTGTCTGAGAAACAGCCTCTAAAGCTCTCTCGTTCCCTTGCCTGGCGCTGATCGGAGCCCAGAGAAGCACTATAGGGCAGGGACCATAACACAGCCATAGGCTCAGAGGTGGTTCCTGACAGTAAATCCACCCAAACTCCCAGCAAATACTCAGGGAGGCCCTTGAGTATCTGAAGCCTGACCCTATGAGGAATTTAGCCTCTTCCTGTACCCCGAGGAACTTAGTGCAAACTTGGCATTTGGAATAATAAAAACTTGCATCAACCTGGCTTTGGGGAGGTGACGTGTTTTCTCCTCACAACCACAACTTTATAAGGTAAAAACCAGCATGATGATCAAGTCATAGATGAGAAACCAAGGGTCCgtc
Coding sequences within it:
- the Ca7 gene encoding carbonic anhydrase 7 isoform X3, encoding MERVEEAGPSNWHKLYPIAQGDRQSPINIISSQAVYSPSLQPLELFYEACTSLSISNNGHSVQVDFNDSDDRTVVTGGPLEGPYRLKQLHFHWGKKRDVGSEHTVDGKSFPSELHLVHWNAKKYSTFGEAAAAPDGLAVVGVFLETGDEHPSMNRLTDALYMVRFKDTKAQFSCFNPKCLLPTSRHYWTYPGSLTTPPLSESVTWIVLREPIRISERQMEKFRSLHFTSEDDERIHMVNNFRPPQPLKGRVVKASFQA
- the Ca7 gene encoding carbonic anhydrase 7 isoform X2 translates to MTGHHCWGYGQDDGPSNWHKLYPIAQGDRQSPINIISSQAVYSPSLQPLELFYEACTSLSISNNGHSVQVDFNDSDDRTVVTGGPLEGPYRLKQLHFHWGKKRDVGSEHTVDGKSFPSELHLVHWNAKKYSTFGEAAAAPDGLAVVGVFLETGDEHPSMNRLTDALYMVRFKDTKAQFSCFNPKCLLPTSRHYWTYPGSLTTPPLSESVTWIVLREPIRISERQMEKFRSLHFTSEDDERIHMVNNFRPPQPLKGRVVKASFQA